DNA from Hwangdonia lutea:
CCTTACCCAAATAAGACATGGCCAAGGCTTTATTGTTAAGAAAACGTAGTTGGTCTTCCTCATTGTTATCTTCTTCGGCAAGCTGCAATGCTTTTTCAAAGTTTTGGAGTGCGGTTTTAAAATCGCCTTTGTAAAAACTTAACACCCCCAAATCGCCGTAATATTTGGTATATAAATCGTAGTTGTACTCATTTTTTAAAATTGTCCACGCCTTATCATAGTATGTGGCAGAGGTTTCGTAATCGCCCTTAACAATATATAATTGAGCATATTTTAGCAAACCGTGTATGTGTATGTTCTCCAGTGCTTTTTTGTTTTCAGTAAACTTTAATGTCTTGTTAATGTAAAATTCGGCAGAGTCTTTACTTAAATCAAAATACTCATCAACAATATGGTTTAATGCATCAGCTTTTTCCTCTGGATTTTTACTGGTAGCTACAATAGTTTTTAAGCTGTCTATTTTTGCTGAATTGTTTTGGGAATACACACAAAAACCAAAAATTAAAAATAGAATGGAGAGTTGTTTTTTTATCATACAGTTTAATTAGGAATCCTTCTCAAATACGAGTTTTTGAAACACAAAAAACGCCTCTATAATTGTAAAAGCCCTTTTGTGTAACGTTTTATTTAAGTTGTCAATAAGTATCGTTTTTTGACGGATGGATTTGCTTTTTTCAATCTCAATATGCAATTCGGTTTTTAATTGGTTAAACCGGTTTTGATATGCCTTTTTTATAAGCACTATTGTTAAAAACGCTTTTAATGCAAATAGAATCAAAATGATAATTGCTCCTAAAATTAAAATTTCAAAAAACAAGTGCCATTCCATAATTAAAATTGATAATTGAGGAAACGAAAAAAAACATCAATTGCAAACCTTTTAAAAGGTATAAAGCAACCGATGTTTTTTGATATGAACTGATTAATAGCATTTTAAAACTACAATTTAAAGTAACATGTTAGTTAATTATTCGACAAAAGTGTTTTAAAAAAAGATTAAGCGCAATAATGTAATCTATTACGCCTAATCAACAAATCTCAACAACAAGATTTATTTTTTAAGATCGTAGGCATAAATGGTTTTGTCATTTGCTTTATAATATAGGTAACCTCCAAATTCATCGACTTGGTACTCTGGTTTTTTATCTTTTAACAGAATTTCCTTATCTACTTTACCTGTATCTTTATTTACCTTTACCAAACCAACACCACTATCTAGTTTTGTTAATACGAACTGTGAATTCTTGGTAGCCGATGTCGCTTTAAAGCGTTTGGACATTTCGTTAAATGATGCAGTACCAATTTCTGAAAACATATCTTGGGCACGTTTCATTTCGGCACCATAGCTGTTGTATTGTCCTAAATAATTTTTATTTGCACCCGCTCTATAGGCTGCTGCGCTTGCCATAGCCGTTGATGCCACAGCCGTAACTCCGGCCAAAATAGCACCAAAGGCACTTTTACCTGGCGAACGATAATACTCGTGCCATTTTGTTTTTCCATCCCAATCCAACAACGTCATATTTTGATTTGAGCTTAATAAAATTCCATCATCTCTAAGTTCTACTCCAGATGGATCTTCCTTTTCTTCAAAATCTGATTCCGTTAAAATTGTTGCTTTCCCTGTTTTTTCATCTATAGCGAAAAGTTTTTCGTCTGCACTGATAAGATATCTACCGTTTTTAGTATCAAATTCTGAAGCCACGACTTCTGCTCTTTTAAATTTTAATGGTTTATCCCAAACCTGATCGCCTGTTTTTAAATTTACAATATTGGCATCTTCACTCGTTATGTAAATAAGCCCTTGTGGAGTTTCGGCCATGGTTAAAATATTTTCGCCAGTTTTCAGAGGTTTTTTAAACAGGGTGTTTCCCGTATAAGATATTTTATTGATGCCTCCGGATTGAACTCCAAACAGTATTCCATCATCCATTACATAAAAATGTTGTACATAGCCTTTTGTTTTCGGTGCTTTTTCCCATAAGTCATCTCCTGTCGCTGCACTAAACATGGTAATTTTAGACTCGGTTTTACTGGCGGTTAATTTACCCAGTCCTTTGGCGCCAGAATCTGCCACATCGCTAACAACGGCGAGTCCTTGAGGCAATATTTCAAAATTAGAAACACTACCTTTTACCTTACGCTCATCTGACCATGCCGAAGAACCATTGGCAGATATCTTGTATATTTTTGTGTTTTTTCCGTTGGAAGTGGCTGCAAAGGC
Protein-coding regions in this window:
- a CDS encoding PQQ-binding-like beta-propeller repeat protein; protein product: MRHLKLMVFLLAGTLMLNAQNAETPDNNYDLGAKINEMTLTVGGVMVVATNDGLVGIKPGQDKPLFNFTDYGRVKPEELTYIPLSPYVMVGQTGFANLSAKKAVIDYVSGKILFTTESKGWKNIFTADVMMPQNKLVVSGFQKGGGKAENVTAKVAVYDLGTGDEDYSFFLTEPGKVTMKYFAVTGRPLLLKDKLLVPTSQGIIAKSKSGETLWENDIKNVNWMTSNESESDIYAFAATSNGKNTKIYKISANGSSAWSDERKVKGSVSNFEILPQGLAVVSDVADSGAKGLGKLTASKTESKITMFSAATGDDLWEKAPKTKGYVQHFYVMDDGILFGVQSGGINKISYTGNTLFKKPLKTGENILTMAETPQGLIYITSEDANIVNLKTGDQVWDKPLKFKRAEVVASEFDTKNGRYLISADEKLFAIDEKTGKATILTESDFEEKEDPSGVELRDDGILLSSNQNMTLLDWDGKTKWHEYYRSPGKSAFGAILAGVTAVASTAMASAAAYRAGANKNYLGQYNSYGAEMKRAQDMFSEIGTASFNEMSKRFKATSATKNSQFVLTKLDSGVGLVKVNKDTGKVDKEILLKDKKPEYQVDEFGGYLYYKANDKTIYAYDLKK